In one Corallococcus silvisoli genomic region, the following are encoded:
- a CDS encoding Do family serine endopeptidase: MVRTLPSRRRLARALMLTPLVALGACKPSPDVAPPDRPTLSLKTATTPSGAKVEPAVYSPALSAPGALTSLAPLVDTVKGAVVNVEVQARARPAMGGMMQGLPPGLAERFGMQGGQNPFGEGGAPAKQGLGSGFVIDPAGLVLTNNHVVEGADSVRVKLEDGRSFDAEVLGRDALTDVALIQLKGVSGKLPFVKLGDSDGLRVGDPVMAIGNPFGLASSVSAGILSARARDIHAGPYDDFLQTDAAINPGNSGGPLFNMKGEVVGMNTAIIGGATGIGFAVPANLIQALLPQLQETGVVRRGWVGLAVQDLTPELARALRVDAARGAVVAGVSAGGPGAKAGLREEDVITSVGERAVDSAGSLTRAVALLKPGSEVKVSLVRGGKAMEVPVKLGTRPTQRGEEEMTPRDATPAPLSKRLGLRLSEAQDGNAGAQVVAVESGSPAERAGLAPGMVLTQVGDQKVSGVSEAARALTAAEPGAALLLRARVPGQDGSLLRAIEVPQR; encoded by the coding sequence ATGGTCCGCACCCTTCCGTCCCGCCGCCGCCTTGCCCGCGCACTGATGCTCACGCCCCTGGTCGCGCTGGGAGCGTGCAAGCCGTCGCCGGACGTGGCCCCTCCAGACCGTCCCACGCTGTCGCTGAAGACGGCCACCACGCCCTCGGGCGCGAAGGTGGAGCCCGCGGTCTATTCGCCCGCGCTCTCCGCACCCGGCGCGCTCACATCCCTGGCACCGCTCGTGGACACCGTGAAGGGCGCGGTGGTGAACGTGGAGGTGCAGGCCCGCGCACGGCCCGCGATGGGCGGGATGATGCAAGGCCTTCCTCCCGGGCTCGCCGAGCGCTTCGGCATGCAGGGCGGACAGAACCCCTTCGGCGAGGGCGGCGCGCCCGCGAAGCAGGGCCTGGGGTCGGGCTTCGTCATTGATCCCGCCGGACTGGTGCTCACCAACAACCACGTGGTGGAGGGCGCGGACAGCGTGCGGGTGAAGTTGGAGGACGGGCGTTCGTTCGACGCGGAGGTGCTGGGCCGCGACGCGCTCACGGACGTGGCGCTGATCCAGCTGAAGGGCGTGTCCGGCAAGCTGCCCTTCGTGAAGCTGGGGGACTCCGACGGCCTGCGCGTGGGCGACCCGGTGATGGCCATTGGCAATCCGTTCGGGCTCGCGTCGAGCGTGAGCGCGGGCATCCTGTCCGCCAGGGCGCGCGACATCCACGCGGGCCCCTATGACGACTTCCTGCAGACGGACGCGGCCATCAACCCGGGCAACTCCGGCGGCCCGCTCTTCAACATGAAGGGCGAGGTGGTGGGCATGAACACGGCCATCATCGGCGGCGCGACGGGCATTGGCTTCGCGGTGCCGGCGAACCTCATCCAGGCGCTCCTGCCGCAGTTGCAGGAGACAGGCGTGGTGCGCCGGGGCTGGGTGGGGTTGGCGGTGCAGGACCTCACGCCCGAGCTGGCGCGCGCGCTGCGCGTGGATGCGGCGAGGGGCGCGGTGGTGGCCGGCGTGAGCGCGGGCGGTCCGGGCGCCAAGGCGGGCCTGCGCGAGGAGGACGTCATCACGTCGGTGGGCGAGCGCGCGGTGGACTCCGCCGGCTCGCTGACCCGCGCGGTGGCGCTGCTCAAGCCGGGCAGCGAGGTGAAGGTGAGCCTCGTGCGCGGCGGCAAGGCGATGGAGGTGCCGGTGAAGCTGGGCACCCGGCCGACGCAGCGGGGCGAGGAGGAGATGACGCCTCGGGACGCGACGCCCGCGCCCCTGTCGAAGCGGCTGGGCCTGCGGCTGTCGGAGGCGCAGGACGGCAACGCGGGCGCGCAGGTGGTCGCGGTGGAGTCCGGCAGCCCCGCCGAGCGCGCGGGACTGGCGCCCGGGATGGTGCTGACGCAGGTGGGCGACCAGAAGGTGTCCGGCGTCTCCGAGGCCGCGCGGGCGCTGACGGCCGCGGAGCCAGGGGCCGCGCTGCTGCTGCGCGCGCGGGTGCCCGGTCAGGACGGCTCACTGCTGCGAGCGATTGAAGTGCCCCAGCGGTAG
- a CDS encoding response regulator: MVHEQTEGVARGAAWEDPTSEPARVPRILVADDQSEMRTLIRKMLMRRGYEVVEASDGPDLVRVLIEGLTADESRAPDLIITDVRMPGFTGLEVLARLRREQWTTPVILITAFGDAQLHREALRLGATCVLNKPFDMDELRGAVEVALTMTRG; this comes from the coding sequence ATGGTGCACGAGCAGACGGAAGGGGTCGCGCGCGGCGCGGCCTGGGAAGACCCCACCTCGGAGCCCGCGAGGGTCCCGCGCATCCTGGTCGCGGATGATCAGTCGGAGATGCGCACGCTCATCCGCAAGATGCTCATGCGGCGCGGCTATGAGGTGGTGGAGGCGTCGGACGGGCCGGACCTGGTGCGTGTCCTCATCGAGGGGCTGACCGCGGATGAGTCGCGCGCGCCCGACCTCATCATCACGGATGTGCGCATGCCGGGCTTCACCGGCCTGGAGGTGCTCGCCCGCCTGCGGCGCGAGCAGTGGACCACGCCCGTCATCCTCATCACCGCCTTCGGCGACGCGCAGCTGCACCGCGAGGCGTTGCGCCTGGGGGCCACCTGCGTGCTCAACAAGCCGTTCGACATGGACGAGCTGCGAGGCGCGGTGGAGGTGGCGCTCACGATGACGCGCGGCTGA